The Vitis vinifera cultivar Pinot Noir 40024 chromosome 16, ASM3070453v1 DNA segment GAAGATTTGGAGGTTTGAACTACTctaatttaaaatagtttttgctTTCATATGTATTCTGACTAAAAATTTCCAACAGCTCTTTTAGCATTGATTTCTAAGCAATTTTCTACAAGTATTTAAATAGTGGGACTAGTTCATCAAAAGACCTAAATacttttgaaattggaaaaatgACCTCTCTTaatcattctttaaaaaaatgttctttgTTTTGTCAAAAATGTCATTTCCCTCCCATTTTTTACCTAACTCTCTCTATAAGATTATGCTCTCTCAAAGGATAAAGatcagttttgtttttttttgtaatttcatttAAACTTCTATTCTACTTGACTTCTGGGTGTGTAATTGGGTTTGCTCTTGGACAATGGTATACACTAGATATAATTCAACCAAGGGAACAATGTGCAAGACCCGCTTATGTCTATGGCATTaattttctaagaaatttgCTACAATTATTTAGATAAAGAGACTTGTTCATCAATTATGTTTCATCTAGAATATGTTTGAAATATTATGATAAAGAATGAGATTGGAAAACTCATTTACTTTCCCATTTATTAATGTGTTTGGAATACTAATCTGAAATTagaataggaataaaaaaaaatcattttaatgggaactaatttacaatttttataagaattttgaTTACTTTGTTTCATATGCTATTGTAATTCacctaaattttcattcttattcttGTGTATCAAATacaccttaaaataaaaaaaattaaaaaaaagaaaaaaaaaaccttttcttATTgggatgaaaagaaaagaataaacaaGAAAATAGTAAGCAAATTCATACAAGTCTTCACGGATGAAGAAATTAAGAGCCATACCTATCGTTTTAAGTAGTAAACCTCATAAAATAAAGGAAGACCATGGCATGGTTCAATAATGCAAGAGATTGTTACAAATGCATGTTCATCTCCATGATctacaaaatatcaaagaacagatttttatttttattttttctctcttgagCAACACAAAAACAGAAACATTTATCCTATAAGAATGCTCTTAGGCTTTGTGAGGATCATGGAAAATAGGGAGAAAAGACTAGGAAAGAAGGGATTGGACAAAGAAGCTAAAACTCAATAAAGAACTCTCATTTGAAGGCTTTGAAAGGTCTCCTTTGGATTAAAAGCATTTGATAAAGCCAGGTTTTGATCCTCTTCTTTTTTGGTGTTATGATATCTGCAGAAGTTTGTGGGTGAGCCTGTAAGTAAAgatttttttccaatatttcaTACCTAAACATGCACTTAAAGAAAATTGGATAACTGAATCTGTGTGGCTCGGGTTTTGTTCTTGATTACACACAGAAACCAAGCTAAAGTAGAGTTATATAACTAGTTTTTAAATGTGACATCCTAAAACTCCTATAAGAAAATGGTGAATTCTGCCTCGGCATGCATCTTGAAGGTATTTTAGGTTGCCTTGAGGATCAGCATTAATTGACAAGATTTTCTAGATAAATTAACTGCTGTATTTATCAAAGGGTAGATTAGATATGAGGATTCATTTACTGTTTCTCATTGCAGGACAAAAAATCATCACCGCTTGGCAGTTGCTGCGAGCGTGGTTCAAGGAGCATACAATTTAGAATATGACCGCCAGGAATCCCAACATCCCCGAGTTCAGTCTTCCCATTGGTGGCACTTCTTGTTAAAGTTATCAACATCAGCATGTGACTGAGAGGATGTATTGAACAAGTCAAGTTTGTTTTTGTGTCAAAAATATGCCTCTGTTTAGTTTTTCAATATATTAGGAATTGTCCGAGTCTTAGGGAGGTTGTTGCAGCACGTTTAGAGTAACTGGTTATCtttctattcctattttttagtatttctatTTCTGTTGATGGTtttgcctataaaaggcttGTATCAGGTGAAGTTTAAATCATCaccatattaataaaattattttctttcctcctcTGTGTGTCTCTTTTATAAAGTGGGTTcaacatttggtatcagagccaggttGAAGAGGCATTTCAGAGAGTGTTTGAGAGTCAAACACGTGAGGAAAAGAGAGAGTGAAATGGGTGATCTTCAAGTCATTGGCGGAATAAAAAAGCTCAACAACCAAAATTACAATACTTGGTCAACATGCATGATGTCGTACATGCAAGGCCAAGACTTGTGGGAGGTTGTGAACGGAAGCGAAATTACTCAACCAAAGGTTGAGGATGCGAATGGTATACTGCGAAAATGGAAGATAAAAGCGGGCAAAGCGATGTTTGCTTTGAAGACAACGATCGAAGAAGATGTGCTAGAGCATATTCGAGATGCCAAAACCCCTTACGAGGCTTGGAATACGTTCACCAAGCTGTTCTCAAAGAAGAATGACACAAGGCTCCAACTTCTAGAGAGCGAGTTGTTTTCGGTAGCACAGCGTGACTTGACAATCGCTCAATACTTTCACAAGGTGAAGACGTTATGCCGGGAAATTTCTGAGTTGGATCTAGAAGCCCCAATCGGTGAAACCAGGATGAAGAGAATAATCATCCATGGTTTGAGACCAGAATTTAGAGGTTTTGTTGCTGCTATACAAGGATGGCAAAATCAACCATCACTTGTTGAGTTTGAGAATTTGCTAGCTGGTCAAGAAGCCTTGGCTAAACAAATGGGAGGAGTTTCACTCAAGGGTGAAGAGGAAGCGCTTTATGCCCACAAAGGCGGGTGGAATTCCCAGCAGCACACCGTCAGAAGAACTAAAAAGAATGAGGACAAGGCAAAGTGTAGTCAAGGTGAAAGGAGCGCTCGTGTTGAGGGAGATTCGAAGAATCCTGGCAccagaaaaaaatttgaagggaaGTGCTACAATTGCTGAAAGAAGGGTCACATGGCAAAAGATTGTTGGTCGAAAAAAGGGCTTGTGGAAAGTAATGCTACTACTTCCAAAAGCGAAGATGAGTGGGACGCTCAGGCATTTTTTGCTGCAATAGGAGAATCAGCTTTTATAGCAACAACGTCTGAACAAATTGATTATGAGAAGGATTGGATCATTGACTCAGGCTGCTCAAATCATATGACGGGTGATAAAGAAAAGTTGCAGGATTTATCAGAGTACAAGGGAAGACATATGGTAGTCACAGCGAACAATTCAAAACTACCAATAGCTCACATTGGTAATACGATAGTCTCTTTCCAATATAATACTAATGATGTGTCGCTTCAAAATGTCTATCACGTCCCAGGTATGAAGAAAAATCTTCTCTCGGTAGCACAATTAACGTCTTCAGGCCATTCTGTTCTATTTGGCCCTCAAGATGTGAAAGTTTATCATGACCTTGAGGTTATGGAAGAGCCGGTGATAAAGGGACGGAGACTAGAGTCAGTCTATGTGATGTCTGCAGAAACTGCATATGTAGACAAGACCAGAAAGAACGAGACAGCTGATTTATGGCATATGCGATTAAGTCACGTTAGTTATTCCAAACTAACTGTGATGATGAAAAAATCAATGCTGAAGGGACTTCCACAACTTGAAGTGAGAAAAGATACAATCTGCGCAAGATGTCAGTACGGCAAAGCGCATCAGTTGCCGTATGAAGAGTCAAAATGGAAAGCAAAGGGGCCATTAGAGCTAATTCACTCTGATGTGTTTGGACCTGTTAAGCAAGCCTCTCTTAGTGGGATGAAATACATGGTgacctttattgatgatttttccAGGTACGTGTGGGTGTactttatgaaagaaaaatctgaaactttCTCAAAGTTTAAAGAATTCAAGGAAATGAAGGAAGCAGAGGTTGATAAAAGAATCCGTTGTTTGCGTACTGACAATGGAGGAGAGTATACCTCAGATGAGTTTTTTTACTTCCTCCGAGAATGTCGAGTACGCCATCAGTTCACATGTGCCAACACTCCGCAGCAAAACGGTGTAGCAGAAAGAAAGAACAGGCACCTAGCAGAAATCTGTAGAAGTATGCTTCATGCAAAGAATGTTCCAGGACGGTTTTGGGCAGAAGCAATGAAGACTGCAGCTTTCGTAATCAATAGGCTTCCTCAACAAAGGTTAAATTTTTCATCACCCTTTGAAAAATTGTGGAACATAAAGCCTACAGTTAGTTATTTCCGAGTTTTCGGATGTGTTTGCTATGTCTTTGTACCTAATCATCTACGCAGCAAGATGGACAAGAAGGCTGTTAGGTGTGTCTTAGTAGGATACGATAGTCAACGAAAATGATGGAGATGTTGCGATCCTACAACTGGAAAGTGTTACACATCCCGGAATGTGGTGTTTGATGAATCATCTTCATG contains these protein-coding regions:
- the LOC104882260 gene encoding uncharacterized protein LOC104882260 — encoded protein: MVNSASACILKIRYEDSFTVSHCRTKNHHRLAVAASVVQGAYNLEYDRQESQHPRVQSSHWWHFLLKLSTSALGSTFGIRARLKRHFRECLRVKHVRKRESEMGDLQVIGGIKKLNNQNYNTWSTCMMSYMQGQDLWEVVNGSEITQPKVEDANGILRKWKIKAGKAMFALKTTIEEDVLEHIRDAKTPYEAWNTFTKLFSKKNDTRLQLLESELFSVAQRDLTIAQYFHKVKTLCREISELDLEAPIGETRMKRIIIHGLRPEFRGFVAAIQGWQNQPSLVEFENLLAGQEALAKQMGGVSLKGEEEALYAHKGGWNSQQHTVRRTKKNEDKAKCSQDCWSKKGLVESNATTSKSEDEWDAQAFFAAIGESAFIATTSEQIDYEKDWIIDSGCSNHMTGDKEKLQDLSEYKGRHMVVTANNSKLPIAHIGNTIVSFQYNTNDVSLQNVYHVPGMKKNLLSVAQLTSSGHSVLFGPQDVKVYHDLEVMEEPVIKGRRLESVYVMSAETAYVDKTRKNETADLWHMRLSHVSYSKLTVMMKKSMLKGLPQLEVRKDTICARCQYGKAHQLPYEESKWKAKGPLELIHSDVFGPVKQASLSGMKYMVTFIDDFSRYVWVYFMKEKSETFSKFKEFKEMKEAEVDKRIRCLRTDNGGEYTSDEFFYFLRECRVRHQFTCANTPQQNGVAERKNRHLAEICRSMLHAKNVPGRFWAEAMKTAAFLVISEFSDVFAMSLYLIIYAARWTRRLLEKEILPDSDVFKDELQSARIQLSLGEAENAADGDIGDDETQSPWQTGVHGQPSEEGEPSETEAPIPLRRSIRTKKPNPKYANVAIVEDANAKEPKTFAEAFQNSDWSKAMQEEIAALKRNQTWELVPKPRDVEPFSCKWVYKIKRRTDGSIERHKAHLMDVKNAFLHGDLDREIYMNQPMGFQSQGHPEYVCKLRKALYGLKQAPRAWYGKIVEFLTQSGYSVTPADSSLFVKVNGGKLAIVLVYVDDLIITGDDVEEIFRTKENLSVRFEMKELGQLKHFLGLEVDRTNEGIFLCQQKYAKDLLKKFGMLECKPISTPMEPNAKMCEHEGKDLKDATMYRQLVGSLLYLTLTRPDISYAVGVMSRYMQNPKKPHLEAVRRILRHVKGTIDYGLLYKKGEDCKLVGYCDADYAGDHDTRRSTTGYVFMLGSGAISWCSKRQPTVSLSTTEAEYRAAAMAAQESTWLIRLMNDLHQLVDYAVPLYCDNQSTVRLAENPVFHARTKHVEVHYHFIREKILEEEVELKQIKSKDQVADLFTKGLSGSKFESFCHQLGMWVQHFFHFELKRKLKDDEDSSIYSVVYEMKSIYPNHLPERAPKYIIAFRGTIPKPRSTVRQDLKLNIKVLTDELHMDKSRFKHVLEAVKKVVQEAGSANIWLAGHSLGSAIAMLVGKSMAQKGKYLETFFFNPPFLR